One window of the Solibacillus isronensis genome contains the following:
- a CDS encoding methionine ABC transporter permease, with product MFNQLFPNVDWGKMLEATYETIYMTAVATVITFILGILIGIVLFLTSDNQLWANKIVHFLTGSLVNIFRSIPFIVLIILLIPFTKFLLGTIRGANAALPALIIGAAPFYARMVLIALREIDKGVIEAARSMGAKTSTIIWKVLIPESLPALISGITVTAVALVGYTAMAGIIGAGGLGNLAFLDGFQRNRTDVTLMATVLILVVVFIIQYIGDFITARVDKR from the coding sequence ATGTTTAATCAATTATTTCCGAACGTCGACTGGGGTAAAATGCTCGAAGCAACATATGAAACAATTTATATGACGGCTGTTGCGACAGTCATTACATTTATACTTGGAATTCTGATTGGGATAGTCTTATTTTTAACGAGTGACAATCAATTATGGGCAAATAAAATTGTACACTTTTTGACAGGATCACTCGTAAATATTTTCCGTTCGATTCCATTTATCGTCTTAATCATTTTATTAATTCCGTTCACAAAGTTTTTACTTGGAACAATCCGTGGAGCCAATGCAGCATTACCTGCGCTAATTATTGGGGCAGCACCGTTTTATGCGCGCATGGTATTAATAGCATTAAGAGAAATTGATAAAGGTGTCATTGAAGCGGCCCGCTCAATGGGAGCAAAAACTTCTACGATTATTTGGAAAGTGCTGATCCCGGAAAGCTTACCGGCATTAATTTCAGGTATTACGGTTACAGCTGTGGCATTAGTAGGATATACAGCAATGGCCGGCATTATCGGTGCGGGTGGTTTAGGTAACCTGGCATTCCTTGACGGTTTCCAGCGTAACCGAACAGATGTGACATTAATGGCAACGGTTTTAATTTTAGTTGTCGTATTCATCATCCAGTATATTGGGGATTTCATTACAGCAAGAGTGGACAAACGATAG